GAgcttttcatctaaaaattgatacttgtcttatacacaaattattatactaatgccAATTGCCggcaaatacataaatataacttaactaaactgtatacattaaaatattatactaacaaaacgtatattacttaatataattatatttttttcttcttggcatattttttttcacagtgGCAATAATGTTGCAGTGATTGACAGGGAATACAAGATACaatctttataaaattgaaattgtccTTACAACATTTATGAGAAAATAACACAGTTTTTGACCACAATGTGGTCCTTCACCACTTTCTCTGGAGAAGTAATAAAAAACtcgtttaaataatgttaattaattaatttataatattttatgttaaacgcTGAAACGCATACTTTCAACTgcttaaagaaatataaataaatagtaatagaagaattttattttcttattattttctaaaatattataaaaaagtcaaattattttacgcgagaaaaatttttttatgacccAGAAATTGACCGTCAGATACTTTTACATAggaaatttcgattttttgaATGGAGCTTAATTACCGATCAAACAATGTAATAACGGTTAAAGAATAATGTGcaggaaaaaaacaaatacgtaTACTGGCTAGTATGAAATAGGAACGAAACGCATGCTCcctttattcattaataatgcactgtttattcaaattctgattttaagaatttttaagcATACTTTAAAGCTGGTACACATGTTTTTATACCATTGAAAAAGTGTCATGcggtgataaaaaattattttttccaaataagATCCGACTTCTATTGATGTAAATTACTTATgcctattaaaatctaaatacaaattactcTCTTTTGACGTATTAAATTCTATGtacaattgtattgtataatattatgtgggataattataattcttaataatggttttactaatatgagtataaatatatgtaagcttattatataaacataatatttgaatataattaatatacaaaatatttagtctACAGCGCCTACTAActcatacattttacaaattataaatatttatagatatatatcacttaatataattttaaaatcatcatagtaaatatcttataaacctattatgatgaatttttattcttagtgCATACAGTAACTCAACATTTCGTAGTTTACATTTGAATTCATAAACAtcgatgattttataaaatctatctgtttaactataaaataaataattattaataatataattccaaaataaattattctcatTGGAATAAAGAAGTTTGTAACTTCACAAAATGTTCTttatgtagtataaatatttgaaaatataatattttacaaattccaaatatcagaattttaacaaatgtacAAAGAAAGGAAAAATTGAAAGAGAGCATTGAGCAAGCTTGGTAACTCAATcagtatattaaaaaccaatttttaatttttcccatataggtataatagtagGTTTTGATGCCGTAATTCTATCCAGCGTGCCCTTGGGTGGTGGACTGTCCAGCAGTGCTTCCCTGGAAGTAGCTACTTATTCATTCATCGAAGCTATTACAGGAAATAGAACAATTCAGTAATGAAAACTTTATGCATATCAATATAGTGTTTGGTAAACACTAAACAATTAAAccgttaattacatttttcagattAGTACAAAAAGCCATGGTATGCCAAAAAGCAGAGCATATGTTCGCTGGAGTACCTTGTGGAATAATGGACCAATTTATTTCTGTAATGGGAATAGAAGGTCATGCTTTACTCATAGACTGcaagtatgtttattatattttaattatatacatcttAATGCAACGTTACTATTGTCATTTGGACTAGggccaatttttttatgattgggTGATTACTGATTATATGTTTCATTCAATAAAGGACGTAGGATGATTCGATGTAAAGACGTATACAAAAAGTTTCTTGTTCCTGTTTACACgtgacattaaaattattattttgattgtaatattaatctgGTTAAATTGtagaatcaattttttatattatttattttagaccaCACagattaatttctataaaagtcAGCTAATggttttgtttgatttaattttttctttaattctatttatttttttttcttatttttttatagatcatTACAATACGAACCCGTTCCGTTGACTGAATCCAATTACGTGTTTTTGATAACTAACTCCAATGTTCATCATGAATTATCCAGTAGCCAATACCAGCTGAGACGATATCAATGCGAAGAAGCAAGCGATTTGTTAAACGTTCAAAGTCTCAGATCCGCCACGATGGAAACCTTGAATAGTAAAGTCAACAACATTtcaacactataataataatttataaacataaaatatttcttagggtgttaattattttacgctTTGATTAAACAGAAGTACACTTGAATGGGAAaatgaatgaaataatatataagcgcGCTAGACACGTAATAACGGAAATTGAACGAACAAAAACCGCTGCTGATGTATTAAAACGTGGCGACTACAAATCGTTTGGTGAACTCATGAATGCTAGTCATAACTCGTTaaggtaatttaatattcatttttgtacGTGTTGATcacaatttctaattttttatttaaggttttaattgttttgattaacGAGTGCTGAGTTgtgatattaatagtaatagacaataatagtataggtgtcaacttatataactagtaatttatcaattataacgataaatacGATGATgaagaaaacataaaaaaattaatacatgaacgtataaaaaaatattaataagatgttttaaaaaaaccaagTACTATTCATATTtggtaattagttattttatctaatttatcatataaaaatatactttttaatgaataataaagagGAGTAAGGTTAAAACGTGAgttatttccaaaaataattaatgccatgataatattatttatgataccaTGCTTCTatcatatacattacatatttttattaatttaagttaacttAGTTACTTTTCCTGGAACAATATCTGTtgcatcataaattattatgcatatcattatttaaattttattattaattaaatgttggttattatattattctgttaaCCACGGACCTATttacagattttatttttattgttacggtttcaaatagtttattgttacatatcGACACGCAATGCAAGGTCATGcgtaaagaaaaaacaatgaCACTCGtgcacattatattttattaaaaatatttttacctcgATGTTACAGTTTttactacaattttatattctggAATTGGAacagtctttttttttttgctattgaTTGTGTTTACTGTtcagtttttacttttattattcaaataaaataaataatttaaggtatgtttaaaaatacaatgatgTTGGTATACTTTTTTCATTGTTGTAACACAATCatgttaatttttctattcataCATTGATAATAACTACAATTAGTTACCtactatgtattattgattttaatattacgtgtTGATCCtaaacgtataaattattttttgtattaacttatatttaaaaaatatatatattatgtatattgttactATTCAGGACTCAGGTGTACATAGTTCTCACCTAAcatttatacagttatacctaagtaatataggtattataaaaatgtattaaaaagtaaaaactacaATTTTGTATCGTCCTGGCTTAgtttgaattgtattattattattaaaaaaatatagaattttttaaagtaattaaaacgaaaaatgttttctaaaacttaactaaacgttgtaatattataatatgtttttcaatattctAAGTGCTGGATCGTGTTGAAAAAATGAGAATATCTAAAGtatgtataacaaatttaataaatcatattgtcGGTACCTACTGGCCAATGCagcgttattatttattagtttaataatattatcaacaaaatCTTCGTAACTgtcgagtattataatatatacttacctactttaaataatatggtaaaatgTGTAAAGAATGATATCGTCGTGcgccttttttattattataagacggTTCctatatgacataataataatatattatacgattcgtGTTTATTGAATCCTATTTAAAACACTCATATCTTGTTCATAACTTTCTCTTAACACTCGTAAcaatgttaattgttattatatttttcagggACGATTTTGAAGTTTCCTGTCCAGAGTTGGATCAGTTGGTAGAATTGGCCAGAAAAGTGCCAGGTGTCCTTGGGTCTCGTATGACCGGAGGAGGTTTCGGTGGATGCACAGTCACATTGGTTAGGGCCACAGAGCTACAATTATATGGAATTACGCGTGTCCGCGctgtgtaattataatattattattaatatttcgttgTGCTTTTCAGGTGGACCAGGCTGCCGTTAACTCCGTCGTTAGTGCCATTAGTTTGGAATACAAAGGAAGTCCGAAATTCTACATAGTCTCGCCGTCATGCGGAGCGAAAATTGTCAAATTATAGTACACCGGCCGTGTTTTCACCAATAACCGTTTAAAGCCGTATTATTCATTATGCGGTACCTAccgtattgaataataaaatcgcTCATGATGTATTTAGttgtgtacatttattatgaattgttttatgtttagacgtgttttttttatgagatatacataaataagaactatatgcatataatatatattttaatatagtagtaaattttattttagttacgaTACGCttagaaaaaattgttataacctATACCTAACTAAAAATTGCAATTTTGGAATCAATTATTGAAGGATATTATACCGTGGAGTATaaccatacaatatatagatatCTATATTCCATAGCTCATCGTCACGATTCTTTCTAAAACTATACCGATGAATaaattgttagtttttgtATAGTTACTACAGTGTTATAACTTGTACAATTAATGTCAGTACTCCACAATGGATTCAGTAGCATTACGCATACGTAATTGTAGCTGGTCTTGTGGAAATGTAGAATATGCATCTTCTTACCGGTGGTGTGCGTACCGCTCAacactttttttgtattattatttatttccatttgtattcgttatatttatctgctgaaattatttaaagttaaaactaccccaaaattattaaataaaaatatgaattatttatcattttattttaaaatcttcaaAGATCATGGATAATAATGTAGCTTGTACCCTGTAGGTAGATGTTTTGTGATTAGttgataatatctaataaaaaattgataaaataaaaataaaatcaaactttttaataactattttgtcGAATAATGTCAGAATaactcaaatttaatttattgttattttaaattgcttttcatttcgttattatatcataaatacattaaagactaaaatagtaaaatgaatggaaaatttaataagatcTAGTAGAAAGAACAacccaatttaaatattttaactaaaacattaaaataagatgCAGAATATACCGAATTTATCAGTGAGGGTCTTAAGATATTAGATCGGCGTACATACAAACAGAAGAAAGAAAActtatatacgtttattaacTAACGTATCACACAAACTaatgagaatttaaaaaaaaacaaatattaaaaaaaaaaaatataaacaatttatcgtttttttagaaatcaaaTTAGATTTTAACTAGGTAATCATaagtttatataagtaattatgaccaaaataaattgacttattaaaattaattcgtaaaataagttgacaattatatatattatctataatctatattctatttgcataaatgtataggtactcataatacaataacattatcattttaattataatattgattatgtaattttaaattttaagcagattataaaaatgttttcattaatttgattataattttatccatCTTTTATAACTTTAGCAGTAAAAACTAAAGATTAGTAAAACAAACGTAAATATTACTGGTAAAAAGTGCACGACGTCTTCTTACCACCCACCCACATAATTGCATGGATATTAAATCCTTCATAAACTGtggaatatatatactatatatgctGCATATAATCCACCAGTATGCTACAATAAACACTGAGTAGTGGTCTACAATACCTGCAAAGTATACACACGACACTCGTAAGACTAAGCGGTGTGTCACAAGACCTGAATATGAATTTTGGCGCCACTGAATGAATATTATCactgtattacatatttatattgtgggacagtatggtataatatattgtattttttctgcaattgaatatattttcaagacATGTTAtcggtaattttaaatttataaccttACACCATTgatgcataaatatatttttatcttatcgtTACATAAATACTAGTAATACTCTACTATAGCATTCCAAGTAAGGATTatcacaaatttttattaaaagcttATCCTTTTATATAAAGACCTTCAATTACAAACTGTGAAAGAGCtagattaattaatcaatataaaaaatgccaTCAACAATTGTTCAGCCATTCAAACCtgcttattcaaaaattatcttCCTTATTAATTCCGGATAATATCTCATGCCATTTTAAAAAGGACTAgtcaaaatactttttttcaaggtaaaatatacatacataaggTATAATAcacagta
This sequence is a window from Rhopalosiphum maidis isolate BTI-1 chromosome 1, ASM367621v3, whole genome shotgun sequence. Protein-coding genes within it:
- the LOC113549523 gene encoding galactokinase-like, yielding MCACALFFRFIVRYLSQFLVWFARPSEQYGLGVSIDRRTQRGRFKMSIIKTETTEALIERGFEFFAKHFPDVEKPDKLGIGPGRVNLIGEHTDYNDGFVLPMALPMVTIMLGRANNSDTCRVVTACNDFDEIEDSNKTEFKIPTVKPLYVGTPKWANYVKGVIACFQSIIVGFDAVILSSVPLGGGLSSSASLEVATYSFIEAITGNRTIQLVQKAMVCQKAEHMFAGVPCGIMDQFISVMGIEGHALLIDCKSLQYEPVPLTESNYVFLITNSNVHHELSSSQYQLRRYQCEEASDLLNVQSLRSATMETLNKVHLNGKMNEIIYKRARHVITEIERTKTAADVLKRGDYKSFGELMNASHNSLRDDFEVSCPELDQLVELARKVPGVLGSRMTGGGFGGCTVTLVDQAAVNSVVSAISLEYKGSPKFYIVSPSCGAKIVKL